The Candidatus Nitrosopumilus sp. SW genomic sequence GATACAAACCAATTGCAAATCTTAGCGGTCATTCTTTGGAACAATACACAATTCATGCAGGAAAATCAATTCCAAATATTTGGTCAATTGGAGGATTTTCATTATCCGAAAATTCAGCATATGCATGTGAACCATTTGTCACAACATCAGATGGAGGAGGATTTGTCAGAAATGGACAAATAAAAAATATTTTTGCAATAAACTCTAGAAAGAAAACAAAAGATCCAGAAGCAGATAAATTACTTGATTTTATTTGGGAGAATTTTAACATGTTACCATTTGCATTAAGATGGATTACAAAAGAAAGAGAGGAGAAAGAAGCAAGAGAGTTATTGAATATTTTAATAAAGAAAAAAGCAGTACAGGCATATCCAGTTTTGATTGAAGTGAACGAACAAAGAGTGGCTCAAGCAGAACATACGTTTATTCCAACAGAAAATGGAGTCACAGTAACTACTAAAGCATAGGTCACTGTTCTATAGTTTCACCAAAGATTTTATCAATTACAGTCATTCCATCACAAGAAGGACATTTTGATATTTCTGCAAACAAGACATCACCTTCAGAGAATTTTCTTTTCTTTTGCATACCACATTTTTCACATTTTTCTAAAGTGTAAGCAACAGTGATCTTTTCTTTTGAAAACATTATTGAGGTACCCCCACAGTATTTCCAACACCGATAATAACTATAGATTGACCTTCCTTAGTATTTTCTTTAATCATTTCATAGACTTGTGAACGTACATTATCAGCTTGGTCTGCAATTTCTTTTGTCATTAAAGTTATGGCTTCTTTTACAGATTGCTTTATTACAATAGAAAAGATTGGAATTTGTTTTTCAGTTGCGACTGCCTCAATGTGGAATTTTTCAGTTCCAATTCCCCCAATGGCAGCACCAAATCCTCGTGCAATAGAAGCAGAATCCTCACCTTCCATTTTTAATGCAGCATCTATCATGATTACTGCATCAATTTTGTTTTCAGAAATAATTGATTCTAGTGCATCAGCAGGTCTACCAACTGTTGAGCCAGGACCCTCTGCTTTTAATAAAAACAAATTTCTGTTTTCAAATGTAGTTTTTGCGAGGGATGTTTGAAATGAAATTTCTTCTTTAGGACTATTTAACATCATTTTTCCAACAACCATAGGTCCAATTCCATCACCTACAGGCTGTCCTGTCTTAAATACAGGAATTGCTTCTTTCATTGCTTCTGCTTGCTCCATTATAAAAGGAAGAATCATTTGTAGTGGTAAAATTAAAGGGTAATTGTTTTGTTTTTTTGCAGTTAAGAACATGTGATTGATAATTTTATGAATCATTTGTAATGAAGATGCAATTTCAAGTAAAGTTTGGACTTTGGATAATTCAACGTCATCAATTTCTGAAAAAAGAGATTTTACATGTTCTCTAGTATAATCTTCTCTTGACCTTACAGTATGTTGTACTTTTTCAACAATTCCATTAGGATCCATATCAACTGGCATAATTGTAAAATAATCTAAGAATTGATCAATTCTTTTTTCAGGATTATTTTTTGGAGTCAAATGTTTGTTAATGTATGCAAGTAGTTCTGTTCTAGATTCTTCTCTAAACTCATCTAGTTTTTTAATTCCTTTTTTGATTTCACCTGATGTTACATACAGTTGAATACGTTGTCCATAAAAAATGAAAATTATAATTGGTAAAATCCAAATTAGCATCATCAGAGGATTGGTATCGTCTTTCATCCCAAACAACTGATCAATGTCAAAATTTGTAAAATCCACTAAATTCCACGATCGCCAGATCTCAATTAAACCATTCGTCCATAACAAAATATGTCAAAAAATTGCACAAAATGCCTACGGATGCGAAAAAATATGGCGAGTGCTTTTATTATAGTTAAAATACAAAAAAATCGAATATGCCACAAACCAAACCTATTGTAAGTGTTGAAAATGTTGTAGCTTCAGCATCTGTAGACCAAAAGATGGACTTGAATGAAATTACAAGAACATTTCCAGATGTAGAATATCATCCTGATCAATTTCCAGGATTAGTTTTCAGATTAAAGAGTCCAAAAACTGCAACATTAATTTTCACTTCAGGTAAAATGGTGTGTACTGGTTCTAAATCAGAAGAGATGGCAAGAAAAGCTGTAAAAACAGTTGTGCAAAAACTTCGTAAAGGTGGAATCAAAGTTAAGAAAGATGCAGTTGTAGAAATTCAAAATATTGTTGCATCAATTAATCTTGGTGGAAAAATTCACTTAGAACAAGCTGCAAGAACATTGCCAAGAAGTATGTACGAACCAGAACAATTTCCAGGACTTATTCATAGAATGCTAGATCCTAAAACAGTCATTTTGTTATTTTCCTCAGGAAAACTTGTCTGCACAGGAGCAAAGAAAGAACCAGATGTTTACAGATCTGTAAATAACTTACATGCATTACTAGAAGAAAAAGATCTAATGATTTATGACTAGTCATAAATCAAACATATTTTCATTAATTTTCTAAATTTTTAGTTATAAAGACAATCAGATTTTTATACAAATTTTGTAATTATACTCATCCAATTCAGAAAAATATGGTTCCCAAAGAATCTACTTGAAAAAAACGGATGAAGGGGAGAAGGCTTGGCTCCCTTTCTAAAATTATTTTATAGGACTTCCAAGTGGAATGTCTTCTTCAACAGTTAACCAAAATGGTTTATCATCAACATCTGCAGCCAAAAGCATTGCATTTGATTCGACTCCAGCCATTTTTTTTGGTTCCAAATTTGCAAGGACAATTACAATCTTTCCAACAATATCTTCAGGTTGGAAATATTGTGCACCGCCAATAATTACATCACGTTGATCATCATTTCCCAAATCAATCCTACCTTTGATAATTCGAGATTTTCCTTCAATAGGTTCTGTTGCAATAATTTTTGCTACTCTGATATCGAGTTTTGCAAAATCATCATATGACACATGAGACATGAAATAACACCAATTTTACCTGTTAAATGAATTTCGAATTACTGTAAATCTTTTTTATCAATTCCACTAGTTTCAATTTCATATCGAAGTGCAGCAGGAAGTTCCATGTACTTTTTGTTGACTAGTTCAATTATTTGATCCTCAGGTACGTTAACTTTTTTCAATAACTTTCCACGTTGATGAGCATAGGCATTTTTCCAAAAGCCTACACCATCAAAGGTTCCTATTTTTGGCATGTATTTTGAGGGTTTCATTTTCTTTCAAAGATTAATTGACTGTGACGGAAGAATGGCAAATGCCATTAGAACTGGAGTTACTGTTCTGGATTTTAGGCATGTTGCCCATCACAGTCTATTTGCAATAGAGTAGGAATCTAATATATTTAATGCGGAACAAGTAATTGCATCGCATGGCTACAATTGAAGTCAAAGTCCAGATTAACGCCCCAATTGACAAAGTTTGGGATGTAGTATCAGATATTGACAATGAGCCAAAATTTTGGAAAGGAACGAAAGAAGTGAAAAATATCTCAAAGAATGGAAATATCATTAATAGAGAAATAACAATAGCATTTCGTGATCAAAAATGCATGCAAGAAGTTACAATAGAGCCAAAAAAAAGAATTCATGCAAAATTCACCAAAGGTATTCTTAATGGTGAAAAAATAGTATCTCTAATTCCAGAAGAAAACGGAACCGTCCTTCAGACAGTATGGGATATTAAAATGACAGGGATGATGGGAATGTTTACAGGTATGATAAAAAAGCACATCAAAAGTGGCACAGAACAAGCCATGCAAAGCATCAAAAAAGAAATTGAGATGTAGAGTATGGAAATAGT encodes the following:
- the map gene encoding type II methionyl aminopeptidase, whose translation is MQIEEYIKAGKIASEVREMVRVKDWVGKTVYEICEWVEDEIRKRGAKCAFPVNASINEVAAHYTAEPNDPITIKDTDLVKIDLGAQINGYIADTAVTVCYDPQYDGLVQAAEEGLANAMSMIKAGVKASDIGRTIETTIKQMGYKPIANLSGHSLEQYTIHAGKSIPNIWSIGGFSLSENSAYACEPFVTTSDGGGFVRNGQIKNIFAINSRKKTKDPEADKLLDFIWENFNMLPFALRWITKEREEKEARELLNILIKKKAVQAYPVLIEVNEQRVAQAEHTFIPTENGVTVTTKA
- a CDS encoding DUF1512 domain-containing protein, which translates into the protein MDFTNFDIDQLFGMKDDTNPLMMLIWILPIIIFIFYGQRIQLYVTSGEIKKGIKKLDEFREESRTELLAYINKHLTPKNNPEKRIDQFLDYFTIMPVDMDPNGIVEKVQHTVRSREDYTREHVKSLFSEIDDVELSKVQTLLEIASSLQMIHKIINHMFLTAKKQNNYPLILPLQMILPFIMEQAEAMKEAIPVFKTGQPVGDGIGPMVVGKMMLNSPKEEISFQTSLAKTTFENRNLFLLKAEGPGSTVGRPADALESIISENKIDAVIMIDAALKMEGEDSASIARGFGAAIGGIGTEKFHIEAVATEKQIPIFSIVIKQSVKEAITLMTKEIADQADNVRSQVYEMIKENTKEGQSIVIIGVGNTVGVPQ
- a CDS encoding TATA-box-binding protein, with the protein product MPQTKPIVSVENVVASASVDQKMDLNEITRTFPDVEYHPDQFPGLVFRLKSPKTATLIFTSGKMVCTGSKSEEMARKAVKTVVQKLRKGGIKVKKDAVVEIQNIVASINLGGKIHLEQAARTLPRSMYEPEQFPGLIHRMLDPKTVILLFSSGKLVCTGAKKEPDVYRSVNNLHALLEEKDLMIYD
- a CDS encoding tRNA-binding protein yields the protein MSHVSYDDFAKLDIRVAKIIATEPIEGKSRIIKGRIDLGNDDQRDVIIGGAQYFQPEDIVGKIVIVLANLEPKKMAGVESNAMLLAADVDDKPFWLTVEEDIPLGSPIK
- a CDS encoding type II toxin-antitoxin system RatA family toxin → MATIEVKVQINAPIDKVWDVVSDIDNEPKFWKGTKEVKNISKNGNIINREITIAFRDQKCMQEVTIEPKKRIHAKFTKGILNGEKIVSLIPEENGTVLQTVWDIKMTGMMGMFTGMIKKHIKSGTEQAMQSIKKEIEM